The following coding sequences lie in one Halorarum halophilum genomic window:
- a CDS encoding cupredoxin domain-containing protein yields the protein METVRAFVGSYHWGYFLLDEDGEELDQLTLSSGDELRLTLFNVEADAAVEALPQAVRTNVPSSDERARRNEQAVQVPRGTTLDALHDAAEAAYPDHSLAILDDELLGNGPGGPGQGPGGGHHGPHGGPSGPGNGRGPGQEPGGGGPGQGPGGGHGPGMPGSCWGGVCGGTLAPPAYLWHHSTVPTELGFVVNTTGSFGFVCTVYCGYGHPYMVEPGRVVVSEN from the coding sequence ATGGAGACCGTTCGGGCCTTTGTCGGATCGTACCACTGGGGATACTTCCTGCTGGACGAGGACGGCGAGGAACTCGACCAGTTGACGCTCTCGTCGGGCGACGAACTGCGGCTCACCCTCTTCAACGTGGAAGCCGACGCCGCGGTCGAGGCCCTCCCGCAGGCAGTTCGAACGAACGTTCCGAGTTCGGATGAACGCGCGCGGCGAAACGAACAGGCGGTCCAGGTTCCACGGGGGACGACCCTCGACGCCCTGCACGACGCGGCCGAGGCCGCGTATCCGGACCACAGTCTCGCCATCCTCGACGACGAGCTTCTGGGGAACGGGCCCGGCGGTCCCGGACAGGGACCGGGGGGCGGCCACCACGGTCCCCATGGCGGACCCTCCGGCCCCGGGAACGGACGGGGACCAGGCCAGGAACCCGGTGGCGGCGGACCGGGACAGGGGCCGGGGGGCGGCCACGGCCCCGGAATGCCGGGGTCGTGCTGGGGTGGCGTGTGCGGCGGAACGCTCGCCCCGCCAGCGTACCTCTGGCACCACTCGACGGTGCCCACCGAACTCGGGTTCGTGGTGAACACGACCGGGTCGTTCGGGTTCGTCTGCACGGTCTACTGCGGGTACGGCCACCCGTACATGGTCGAACCCGGCCGTGTCGTCGTATCCGAGAACTGA